In a single window of the Cydia strobilella chromosome 13, ilCydStro3.1, whole genome shotgun sequence genome:
- the LOC134746634 gene encoding GATA zinc finger domain-containing protein 7-like isoform X4 gives MGKMKKRTISTLKAIFGSKKGKRHHSSKSSRSVTPDPPTPNTPSSVESFRPIPRTPPPPTRVGPPPSPPVPTHPIAPVAPEPSGPVRLIPCAVCGRTFLPESLAKHVKICEKTTVKKRKTFDSSRQRREGTDLEQYLPKNFGLPENSPFLEKSPPNTAKATPKPKPQSTRTTIMKPAADLQKCPHCSRAFGMRAFERHVEWCADKAKILPAAPVQPPHVTDAKQRLNARTQYKAPLARGRRSSQSRDKSSQSRSASVESSRGVSPPPPRDCGDRRRRARASESMSSNDCNDEPSPHVPVIRNPRNSQNKSSGDANVKARQARLARDLSSSRLDDGYDPFVSAARQMKELLSSDTDTPKKMLNSSKDLTRTLPILRPARDKAPLSQLRTENSKMIKDTLNKTYQKTPTLQRMKSFGSTNNDNNTNTSSFGGRCSSFRLNRNNIKPSQKLNTTFTKSSKENISMTDKTNFNRNSSLNRSFSSYTTSNYSTPKPKDKIPKIATSMYHSFTRTTIKQPVKLDKIKRDEEEKKNFVNLDAILADDNSSMTDSNYIDPRLINENDNLPINVNTILNNPDIISSMESLLTTENLPSKFDSFSKTHIPNYELNGNIDSQIKAEKDKVNNNTDTNKLVAAPVDNLSAQYDKIMSSLEESIASKTLARDEESVFEEFDLEEFMTTFDEEIHKRKSENKRTCSSTTRVVKQSELNGSNRTSTFSSVSSTPRHVNPNSNGLSLTPVTNKPFNFSSNNIVSENLFPSSVKRSTSLLDSIHKKVSKTESGNTRHKSDQLEQDIMQSLKEFDKLYESEKNQINQSNRGIINYNAQVHNGTEKESRSKTQRKSGKSDSNSNGNYTPNGKSSNDSAYSRLVSLNRISPSKLTVCQKELNGPSSLERIPAGSDSSGSAKDEIRSVSSEEFLAMERSAELDEPIPQPEHAPFKQVENQVHEKRVSSLGSSRRGSWRPRADLSSSSSEASLHKAPQRLSRFCHECGSRFPVDTAKFCIECGVKRLAV, from the exons atgggGAAAATGAAGAAAAGGACGATATCGACACTCAAAGCGATATTTGGCTCGAAGAAAG GCAAGCGGCACCATTCTTCTAAGTCTTCACGTTCGGTGACGCCGGACCCGCCCACGCCAAACACGCCAAGCAGCGTCGAGTCCTTCCGGCCGATCccgcgcacgccgccgccgccgacccgCGTGGGGCCCCCGCCGTCCCCCCCGGTCCCCACTCACCCCATAGCCCCCGTGGCCCCTGAGCCCTCGGGGCCCGTCAGGCTAATCCCCTGCGCGGTATGCGGGAGGACCTTCTTACCGGAGTCGCTCGCCAAACATGTCAAAATATGCGAGAAGACGACTGTCAAGAAACGGAAGACATTCGACTCTTCCCGACAGAGACGAGAAG GTACGGATTTGGAGCAGTACTTGCCAAAGAACTTTGGGTTGCCTGAGAACAGTCCGTTTTTGGAAAAGAGTCCGCCGAACACTGCCAAAGCGACGCCGAAGCCGAAACCGCAGTCCACCAGGACTACTATCATGAAG CCGGCAGCCGACCTCCAGAAGTGCCCGCACTGCAGCCGCGCGTTCGGCATGCGCGCCTTCGAGCGGCACGTAGAGTGGTGCGCCGACAAAGCTAAGATCCTCCCCGCCGCGCCCGTACAACCGCCGCACGTCACCGACGCGAAGCAGAGGCTTAATGCTCGCACCCAGTACAAAGCGCCGCTTGCGAGAGGCAGACG ATCGTCTCAAAGCCGCGACAAGTCGTCTCAGAGCCGCTCGGCGTCCGTGGAGTCGTCGCGCGGCgtgtcgccgccgccgccgagagACTGCGGCGACCGGCGACGCCGCGCCAGGGCTTCAG AATCCATGTCGAGCAATGATTGTAATGATGAACCGTCCCCGCACGTGCCAGTTATTAGAAACCCTAGAAACTCTCAAAATAAGTCTTCAGGCGATGCCAACGTTAAAGCGCGGCAAGCTAGATTAGCAAGAGATCTTAGCAGCTCCAG actgGACGATGGTTACGACCCATTTGTATCAGCCGCTAGGCAAATGAAAGAGCTCCTGTCTTCAGATACCGATACTCCTAAAAAGATGCTTAACTCTTCCAAAGACCTCACCCGCACTCTTCCCATCCTCCGTCCTGCCAGGGACAAAGCTCCATTATCACAACTTCGCACTGAAAATTCCAAAATGATAAAAGACACTCTTAACAAAACATACCAAAAAACTCCTACCCTGCAGAGAATGAAATCTTTTGGAAGCACGAACAACGATAATAACACTAACACTAGCAGTTTCGGGGGTAGATGTAGCTCTTTTAGACTTAACAGAAATAATATAAAGCCTAGTCAAAAACTGAACACAACCTTTACTAAATCGAGTAAAGAAAATATTAGCATGACAGACAAAACAAACTTCAACCGCAACAGCAGCCTTAATAGATCATTCTCAAGCTACACCACATCTAATTATAGTACTCCAAAACCAAAAGATAAAATCCCGAAGATTGCAACATCTATGTACCATAGCTTCACGCGAACTACTATAAAACAGCctgtaaaacttgacaaaatAAAGAGAGATgaagaagaaaagaaaaatttcGTAAACCTAGATGCAATCCTTGCAGACGATAATTCGTCCATGACCGACAGTAATTACATCGATCCTAGACTTATTAATGAAAATGATAACTTGCCCATTAATGTAAACACAATTCTAAACAATCCCGACATTATCAGTAGTATGGAGTCCCTTCTTACCACAGAAAACTTGCCTTCTAAATTTGATTCTTTCAGCAAAACACATATTCCTAATTATGAACTAAACGGTAATATTGATTCACAAATCAAAGCGGAAAAAGACAAAGTCAACAACAACACTGATACTAATAAGCTGGTTGCTGCCCCGGTAGACAATTTAAGTGCCCAATACGACAAAATTATGTCTTCTTTGGAAGAAAGCATTGCGTCTAAAACGTTAGCTAGGGATGAGGAGTCTGTCTTCGAGGAATTTGACCTCGAAGAATTCATGACTACTTTTGACGAAGAAATTCATAAAAGGAAATCTGAAAACAAAAGAACTTGTAGTTCTACCACTAGGGTTGTGAAGCAGTCAGAGCTAAACGGTAGCAATAGGACTTCAACTTTTAGTAGTGTTAGCTCCACTCCTAGACACGTAAACCCCAATAGTAACGGTCTCAGTCTTACCCCAGTTACCAACAAGCCTTTTAATTTTAGCAGTAACAATATCGTGAGCGAAAACCTCTTCCCATCCTCCGTCAAACGTTCCACTTCCCTCCTCGACTCCATCCACAAGAAGGTCTCGAAAACGGAAAGCGGGAACACGCGGCATAAATCCGACCAACTCGAACAAGACATTATGCAATCCTTGAAAGAGTTCGACAAGTTATACGAATCCGAGAAGAACCAAATTAACCAATCTAATAGAGGTATCATCAATTACAATGCGCAAGTACACAACGGAACGGAAAAGGAATCGCGGAGTAAAACGCAGCGGAAAAGTGGGAAATCTGATAGCAATTCCAACGGGAACTACACGCCAAATGGGAAATCCAGCAACGACTCAGCTTATAGCAGGTTAGTCAG CTTAAATAGAATATCTCCTTCGAAACTAACGGTATGTCAAAAGGAGTTAAACGGTCCTTCGTCGTTGGAGCGAATACCGGCGGGCTCGGACTCCAGCGGGAGTGCTAAAGACGAAATACGGTCCGTCTCCAGCGAGGAGTTCCTAGCGATGGAGCGGTCGGCGGAGCTGGACGAGCCCATACCGCAGCCGGAACACGCGCCGTTCAAACAAGTCGAAAACCAAGTCCATG AGAAGCGTGTAAGCTCCCTGGGGTCGTCGCGGCGCGGGTCGTGGCGGCCGCGCGCCGACCTGAGCTCGAGCAGCTCGGAGGCGTCGCTGCACAAGGCGCCGCAGCGGCTGTCACGCTTCTGCCACGAGTGCGGCAGCCGCTTCCCCGTCGACACCGCCAAGTTCTGCATCGAGTGCGGCGTCAAGCGGCTCGCCGTCTAG
- the LOC134746634 gene encoding GATA zinc finger domain-containing protein 7-like isoform X1, translated as MGKMKKRTISTLKAIFGSKKGKRHHSSKSSRSVTPDPPTPNTPSSVESFRPIPRTPPPPTRVGPPPSPPVPTHPIAPVAPEPSGPVRLIPCAVCGRTFLPESLAKHVKICEKTTVKKRKTFDSSRQRREGLPAANGVNTGTDLEQYLPKNFGLPENSPFLEKSPPNTAKATPKPKPQSTRTTIMKPAADLQKCPHCSRAFGMRAFERHVEWCADKAKILPAAPVQPPHVTDAKQRLNARTQYKAPLARGRRSSQSRDKSSQSRSASVESSRGVSPPPPRDCGDRRRRARASESMSSNDCNDEPSPHVPVIRNPRNSQNKSSGDANVKARQARLARDLSSSRLDDGYDPFVSAARQMKELLSSDTDTPKKMLNSSKDLTRTLPILRPARDKAPLSQLRTENSKMIKDTLNKTYQKTPTLQRMKSFGSTNNDNNTNTSSFGGRCSSFRLNRNNIKPSQKLNTTFTKSSKENISMTDKTNFNRNSSLNRSFSSYTTSNYSTPKPKDKIPKIATSMYHSFTRTTIKQPVKLDKIKRDEEEKKNFVNLDAILADDNSSMTDSNYIDPRLINENDNLPINVNTILNNPDIISSMESLLTTENLPSKFDSFSKTHIPNYELNGNIDSQIKAEKDKVNNNTDTNKLVAAPVDNLSAQYDKIMSSLEESIASKTLARDEESVFEEFDLEEFMTTFDEEIHKRKSENKRTCSSTTRVVKQSELNGSNRTSTFSSVSSTPRHVNPNSNGLSLTPVTNKPFNFSSNNIVSENLFPSSVKRSTSLLDSIHKKVSKTESGNTRHKSDQLEQDIMQSLKEFDKLYESEKNQINQSNRGIINYNAQVHNGTEKESRSKTQRKSGKSDSNSNGNYTPNGKSSNDSAYSRLVSLNRISPSKLTVCQKELNGPSSLERIPAGSDSSGSAKDEIRSVSSEEFLAMERSAELDEPIPQPEHAPFKQVENQVHEKRVSSLGSSRRGSWRPRADLSSSSSEASLHKAPQRLSRFCHECGSRFPVDTAKFCIECGVKRLAV; from the exons atgggGAAAATGAAGAAAAGGACGATATCGACACTCAAAGCGATATTTGGCTCGAAGAAAG GCAAGCGGCACCATTCTTCTAAGTCTTCACGTTCGGTGACGCCGGACCCGCCCACGCCAAACACGCCAAGCAGCGTCGAGTCCTTCCGGCCGATCccgcgcacgccgccgccgccgacccgCGTGGGGCCCCCGCCGTCCCCCCCGGTCCCCACTCACCCCATAGCCCCCGTGGCCCCTGAGCCCTCGGGGCCCGTCAGGCTAATCCCCTGCGCGGTATGCGGGAGGACCTTCTTACCGGAGTCGCTCGCCAAACATGTCAAAATATGCGAGAAGACGACTGTCAAGAAACGGAAGACATTCGACTCTTCCCGACAGAGACGAGAAG GGCTGCCAGCGGCGAATGGTGTTAATACCG GTACGGATTTGGAGCAGTACTTGCCAAAGAACTTTGGGTTGCCTGAGAACAGTCCGTTTTTGGAAAAGAGTCCGCCGAACACTGCCAAAGCGACGCCGAAGCCGAAACCGCAGTCCACCAGGACTACTATCATGAAG CCGGCAGCCGACCTCCAGAAGTGCCCGCACTGCAGCCGCGCGTTCGGCATGCGCGCCTTCGAGCGGCACGTAGAGTGGTGCGCCGACAAAGCTAAGATCCTCCCCGCCGCGCCCGTACAACCGCCGCACGTCACCGACGCGAAGCAGAGGCTTAATGCTCGCACCCAGTACAAAGCGCCGCTTGCGAGAGGCAGACG ATCGTCTCAAAGCCGCGACAAGTCGTCTCAGAGCCGCTCGGCGTCCGTGGAGTCGTCGCGCGGCgtgtcgccgccgccgccgagagACTGCGGCGACCGGCGACGCCGCGCCAGGGCTTCAG AATCCATGTCGAGCAATGATTGTAATGATGAACCGTCCCCGCACGTGCCAGTTATTAGAAACCCTAGAAACTCTCAAAATAAGTCTTCAGGCGATGCCAACGTTAAAGCGCGGCAAGCTAGATTAGCAAGAGATCTTAGCAGCTCCAG actgGACGATGGTTACGACCCATTTGTATCAGCCGCTAGGCAAATGAAAGAGCTCCTGTCTTCAGATACCGATACTCCTAAAAAGATGCTTAACTCTTCCAAAGACCTCACCCGCACTCTTCCCATCCTCCGTCCTGCCAGGGACAAAGCTCCATTATCACAACTTCGCACTGAAAATTCCAAAATGATAAAAGACACTCTTAACAAAACATACCAAAAAACTCCTACCCTGCAGAGAATGAAATCTTTTGGAAGCACGAACAACGATAATAACACTAACACTAGCAGTTTCGGGGGTAGATGTAGCTCTTTTAGACTTAACAGAAATAATATAAAGCCTAGTCAAAAACTGAACACAACCTTTACTAAATCGAGTAAAGAAAATATTAGCATGACAGACAAAACAAACTTCAACCGCAACAGCAGCCTTAATAGATCATTCTCAAGCTACACCACATCTAATTATAGTACTCCAAAACCAAAAGATAAAATCCCGAAGATTGCAACATCTATGTACCATAGCTTCACGCGAACTACTATAAAACAGCctgtaaaacttgacaaaatAAAGAGAGATgaagaagaaaagaaaaatttcGTAAACCTAGATGCAATCCTTGCAGACGATAATTCGTCCATGACCGACAGTAATTACATCGATCCTAGACTTATTAATGAAAATGATAACTTGCCCATTAATGTAAACACAATTCTAAACAATCCCGACATTATCAGTAGTATGGAGTCCCTTCTTACCACAGAAAACTTGCCTTCTAAATTTGATTCTTTCAGCAAAACACATATTCCTAATTATGAACTAAACGGTAATATTGATTCACAAATCAAAGCGGAAAAAGACAAAGTCAACAACAACACTGATACTAATAAGCTGGTTGCTGCCCCGGTAGACAATTTAAGTGCCCAATACGACAAAATTATGTCTTCTTTGGAAGAAAGCATTGCGTCTAAAACGTTAGCTAGGGATGAGGAGTCTGTCTTCGAGGAATTTGACCTCGAAGAATTCATGACTACTTTTGACGAAGAAATTCATAAAAGGAAATCTGAAAACAAAAGAACTTGTAGTTCTACCACTAGGGTTGTGAAGCAGTCAGAGCTAAACGGTAGCAATAGGACTTCAACTTTTAGTAGTGTTAGCTCCACTCCTAGACACGTAAACCCCAATAGTAACGGTCTCAGTCTTACCCCAGTTACCAACAAGCCTTTTAATTTTAGCAGTAACAATATCGTGAGCGAAAACCTCTTCCCATCCTCCGTCAAACGTTCCACTTCCCTCCTCGACTCCATCCACAAGAAGGTCTCGAAAACGGAAAGCGGGAACACGCGGCATAAATCCGACCAACTCGAACAAGACATTATGCAATCCTTGAAAGAGTTCGACAAGTTATACGAATCCGAGAAGAACCAAATTAACCAATCTAATAGAGGTATCATCAATTACAATGCGCAAGTACACAACGGAACGGAAAAGGAATCGCGGAGTAAAACGCAGCGGAAAAGTGGGAAATCTGATAGCAATTCCAACGGGAACTACACGCCAAATGGGAAATCCAGCAACGACTCAGCTTATAGCAGGTTAGTCAG CTTAAATAGAATATCTCCTTCGAAACTAACGGTATGTCAAAAGGAGTTAAACGGTCCTTCGTCGTTGGAGCGAATACCGGCGGGCTCGGACTCCAGCGGGAGTGCTAAAGACGAAATACGGTCCGTCTCCAGCGAGGAGTTCCTAGCGATGGAGCGGTCGGCGGAGCTGGACGAGCCCATACCGCAGCCGGAACACGCGCCGTTCAAACAAGTCGAAAACCAAGTCCATG AGAAGCGTGTAAGCTCCCTGGGGTCGTCGCGGCGCGGGTCGTGGCGGCCGCGCGCCGACCTGAGCTCGAGCAGCTCGGAGGCGTCGCTGCACAAGGCGCCGCAGCGGCTGTCACGCTTCTGCCACGAGTGCGGCAGCCGCTTCCCCGTCGACACCGCCAAGTTCTGCATCGAGTGCGGCGTCAAGCGGCTCGCCGTCTAG
- the LOC134746634 gene encoding GATA zinc finger domain-containing protein 7-like isoform X2, producing MGKMKKRTISTLKAIFGSKKGKRHHSSKSSRSVTPDPPTPNTPSSVESFRPIPRTPPPPTRVGPPPSPPVPTHPIAPVAPEPSGPVRLIPCAVCGRTFLPESLAKHVKICEKTTVKKRKTFDSSRQRREGLPAANGVNTGTDLEQYLPKNFGLPENSPFLEKSPPNTAKATPKPKPQSTRTTIMKPAADLQKCPHCSRAFGMRAFERHVEWCADKAKILPAAPVQPPHVTDAKQRLNARTQYKAPLARGRRSSQSRDKSSQSRSASVESSRGVSPPPPRDCGDRRRRARASESMSSNDCNDEPSPHVPVIRNPRNSQNKSSGDANVKARQARLARDLSSSRLDDGYDPFVSAARQMKELLSSDTDTPKKMLNSSKDLTRTLPILRPARDKAPLSQLRTENSKMIKDTLNKTYQKTPTLQRMKSFGSTNNDNNTNTSSFGGRCSSFRLNRNNIKPSQKLNTTFTKSSKENISMTDKTNFNRNSSLNRSFSSYTTSNYSTPKPKDKIPKIATSMYHSFTRTTIKQPVKLDKIKRDEEEKKNFVNLDAILADDNSSMTDSNYIDPRLINENDNLPINVNTILNNPDIISSMESLLTTENLPSKFDSFSKTHIPNYELNGNIDSQIKAEKDKVNNNTDTNKLVAAPVDNLSAQYDKIMSSLEESIASKTLARDEESVFEEFDLEEFMTTFDEEIHKRKSENKRTCSSTTRVVKQSELNGSNRTSTFSSVSSTPRHVNPNSNGLSLTPVTNKPFNFSSNNIVSENLFPSSVKRSTSLLDSIHKKVSKTESGNTRHKSDQLEQDIMQSLKEFDKLYESEKNQINQSNRGIINYNAQVHNGTEKESRSKTQRKSGKSDSNSNGNYTPNGKSSNDSAYSSLNRISPSKLTVCQKELNGPSSLERIPAGSDSSGSAKDEIRSVSSEEFLAMERSAELDEPIPQPEHAPFKQVENQVHEKRVSSLGSSRRGSWRPRADLSSSSSEASLHKAPQRLSRFCHECGSRFPVDTAKFCIECGVKRLAV from the exons atgggGAAAATGAAGAAAAGGACGATATCGACACTCAAAGCGATATTTGGCTCGAAGAAAG GCAAGCGGCACCATTCTTCTAAGTCTTCACGTTCGGTGACGCCGGACCCGCCCACGCCAAACACGCCAAGCAGCGTCGAGTCCTTCCGGCCGATCccgcgcacgccgccgccgccgacccgCGTGGGGCCCCCGCCGTCCCCCCCGGTCCCCACTCACCCCATAGCCCCCGTGGCCCCTGAGCCCTCGGGGCCCGTCAGGCTAATCCCCTGCGCGGTATGCGGGAGGACCTTCTTACCGGAGTCGCTCGCCAAACATGTCAAAATATGCGAGAAGACGACTGTCAAGAAACGGAAGACATTCGACTCTTCCCGACAGAGACGAGAAG GGCTGCCAGCGGCGAATGGTGTTAATACCG GTACGGATTTGGAGCAGTACTTGCCAAAGAACTTTGGGTTGCCTGAGAACAGTCCGTTTTTGGAAAAGAGTCCGCCGAACACTGCCAAAGCGACGCCGAAGCCGAAACCGCAGTCCACCAGGACTACTATCATGAAG CCGGCAGCCGACCTCCAGAAGTGCCCGCACTGCAGCCGCGCGTTCGGCATGCGCGCCTTCGAGCGGCACGTAGAGTGGTGCGCCGACAAAGCTAAGATCCTCCCCGCCGCGCCCGTACAACCGCCGCACGTCACCGACGCGAAGCAGAGGCTTAATGCTCGCACCCAGTACAAAGCGCCGCTTGCGAGAGGCAGACG ATCGTCTCAAAGCCGCGACAAGTCGTCTCAGAGCCGCTCGGCGTCCGTGGAGTCGTCGCGCGGCgtgtcgccgccgccgccgagagACTGCGGCGACCGGCGACGCCGCGCCAGGGCTTCAG AATCCATGTCGAGCAATGATTGTAATGATGAACCGTCCCCGCACGTGCCAGTTATTAGAAACCCTAGAAACTCTCAAAATAAGTCTTCAGGCGATGCCAACGTTAAAGCGCGGCAAGCTAGATTAGCAAGAGATCTTAGCAGCTCCAG actgGACGATGGTTACGACCCATTTGTATCAGCCGCTAGGCAAATGAAAGAGCTCCTGTCTTCAGATACCGATACTCCTAAAAAGATGCTTAACTCTTCCAAAGACCTCACCCGCACTCTTCCCATCCTCCGTCCTGCCAGGGACAAAGCTCCATTATCACAACTTCGCACTGAAAATTCCAAAATGATAAAAGACACTCTTAACAAAACATACCAAAAAACTCCTACCCTGCAGAGAATGAAATCTTTTGGAAGCACGAACAACGATAATAACACTAACACTAGCAGTTTCGGGGGTAGATGTAGCTCTTTTAGACTTAACAGAAATAATATAAAGCCTAGTCAAAAACTGAACACAACCTTTACTAAATCGAGTAAAGAAAATATTAGCATGACAGACAAAACAAACTTCAACCGCAACAGCAGCCTTAATAGATCATTCTCAAGCTACACCACATCTAATTATAGTACTCCAAAACCAAAAGATAAAATCCCGAAGATTGCAACATCTATGTACCATAGCTTCACGCGAACTACTATAAAACAGCctgtaaaacttgacaaaatAAAGAGAGATgaagaagaaaagaaaaatttcGTAAACCTAGATGCAATCCTTGCAGACGATAATTCGTCCATGACCGACAGTAATTACATCGATCCTAGACTTATTAATGAAAATGATAACTTGCCCATTAATGTAAACACAATTCTAAACAATCCCGACATTATCAGTAGTATGGAGTCCCTTCTTACCACAGAAAACTTGCCTTCTAAATTTGATTCTTTCAGCAAAACACATATTCCTAATTATGAACTAAACGGTAATATTGATTCACAAATCAAAGCGGAAAAAGACAAAGTCAACAACAACACTGATACTAATAAGCTGGTTGCTGCCCCGGTAGACAATTTAAGTGCCCAATACGACAAAATTATGTCTTCTTTGGAAGAAAGCATTGCGTCTAAAACGTTAGCTAGGGATGAGGAGTCTGTCTTCGAGGAATTTGACCTCGAAGAATTCATGACTACTTTTGACGAAGAAATTCATAAAAGGAAATCTGAAAACAAAAGAACTTGTAGTTCTACCACTAGGGTTGTGAAGCAGTCAGAGCTAAACGGTAGCAATAGGACTTCAACTTTTAGTAGTGTTAGCTCCACTCCTAGACACGTAAACCCCAATAGTAACGGTCTCAGTCTTACCCCAGTTACCAACAAGCCTTTTAATTTTAGCAGTAACAATATCGTGAGCGAAAACCTCTTCCCATCCTCCGTCAAACGTTCCACTTCCCTCCTCGACTCCATCCACAAGAAGGTCTCGAAAACGGAAAGCGGGAACACGCGGCATAAATCCGACCAACTCGAACAAGACATTATGCAATCCTTGAAAGAGTTCGACAAGTTATACGAATCCGAGAAGAACCAAATTAACCAATCTAATAGAGGTATCATCAATTACAATGCGCAAGTACACAACGGAACGGAAAAGGAATCGCGGAGTAAAACGCAGCGGAAAAGTGGGAAATCTGATAGCAATTCCAACGGGAACTACACGCCAAATGGGAAATCCAGCAACGACTCAGCTTATAGCAG CTTAAATAGAATATCTCCTTCGAAACTAACGGTATGTCAAAAGGAGTTAAACGGTCCTTCGTCGTTGGAGCGAATACCGGCGGGCTCGGACTCCAGCGGGAGTGCTAAAGACGAAATACGGTCCGTCTCCAGCGAGGAGTTCCTAGCGATGGAGCGGTCGGCGGAGCTGGACGAGCCCATACCGCAGCCGGAACACGCGCCGTTCAAACAAGTCGAAAACCAAGTCCATG AGAAGCGTGTAAGCTCCCTGGGGTCGTCGCGGCGCGGGTCGTGGCGGCCGCGCGCCGACCTGAGCTCGAGCAGCTCGGAGGCGTCGCTGCACAAGGCGCCGCAGCGGCTGTCACGCTTCTGCCACGAGTGCGGCAGCCGCTTCCCCGTCGACACCGCCAAGTTCTGCATCGAGTGCGGCGTCAAGCGGCTCGCCGTCTAG
- the LOC134746634 gene encoding uncharacterized protein LOC134746634 isoform X8, whose translation MGKMKKRTISTLKAIFGSKKGKRHHSSKSSRSVTPDPPTPNTPSSVESFRPIPRTPPPPTRVGPPPSPPVPTHPIAPVAPEPSGPVRLIPCAVCGRTFLPESLAKHVKICEKTTVKKRKTFDSSRQRREGLPAANGVNTGTDLEQYLPKNFGLPENSPFLEKSPPNTAKATPKPKPQSTRTTIMKPAADLQKCPHCSRAFGMRAFERHVEWCADKAKILPAAPVQPPHVTDAKQRLNARTQYKAPLARGRRSSQSRDKSSQSRSASVESSRGVSPPPPRDCGDRRRRARASESMSSNDCNDEPSPHVPVIRNPRNSQNKSSGDANVKARQARLARDLSSSSSNNIVSENLFPSSVKRSTSLLDSIHKKVSKTESGNTRHKSDQLEQDIMQSLKEFDKLYESEKNQINQSNRGIINYNAQVHNGTEKESRSKTQRKSGKSDSNSNGNYTPNGKSSNDSAYSRLVSLNRISPSKLTVCQKELNGPSSLERIPAGSDSSGSAKDEIRSVSSEEFLAMERSAELDEPIPQPEHAPFKQVENQVHEKRVSSLGSSRRGSWRPRADLSSSSSEASLHKAPQRLSRFCHECGSRFPVDTAKFCIECGVKRLAV comes from the exons atgggGAAAATGAAGAAAAGGACGATATCGACACTCAAAGCGATATTTGGCTCGAAGAAAG GCAAGCGGCACCATTCTTCTAAGTCTTCACGTTCGGTGACGCCGGACCCGCCCACGCCAAACACGCCAAGCAGCGTCGAGTCCTTCCGGCCGATCccgcgcacgccgccgccgccgacccgCGTGGGGCCCCCGCCGTCCCCCCCGGTCCCCACTCACCCCATAGCCCCCGTGGCCCCTGAGCCCTCGGGGCCCGTCAGGCTAATCCCCTGCGCGGTATGCGGGAGGACCTTCTTACCGGAGTCGCTCGCCAAACATGTCAAAATATGCGAGAAGACGACTGTCAAGAAACGGAAGACATTCGACTCTTCCCGACAGAGACGAGAAG GGCTGCCAGCGGCGAATGGTGTTAATACCG GTACGGATTTGGAGCAGTACTTGCCAAAGAACTTTGGGTTGCCTGAGAACAGTCCGTTTTTGGAAAAGAGTCCGCCGAACACTGCCAAAGCGACGCCGAAGCCGAAACCGCAGTCCACCAGGACTACTATCATGAAG CCGGCAGCCGACCTCCAGAAGTGCCCGCACTGCAGCCGCGCGTTCGGCATGCGCGCCTTCGAGCGGCACGTAGAGTGGTGCGCCGACAAAGCTAAGATCCTCCCCGCCGCGCCCGTACAACCGCCGCACGTCACCGACGCGAAGCAGAGGCTTAATGCTCGCACCCAGTACAAAGCGCCGCTTGCGAGAGGCAGACG ATCGTCTCAAAGCCGCGACAAGTCGTCTCAGAGCCGCTCGGCGTCCGTGGAGTCGTCGCGCGGCgtgtcgccgccgccgccgagagACTGCGGCGACCGGCGACGCCGCGCCAGGGCTTCAG AATCCATGTCGAGCAATGATTGTAATGATGAACCGTCCCCGCACGTGCCAGTTATTAGAAACCCTAGAAACTCTCAAAATAAGTCTTCAGGCGATGCCAACGTTAAAGCGCGGCAAGCTAGATTAGCAAGAGATCTTAGCAGCTCCAG CAGTAACAATATCGTGAGCGAAAACCTCTTCCCATCCTCCGTCAAACGTTCCACTTCCCTCCTCGACTCCATCCACAAGAAGGTCTCGAAAACGGAAAGCGGGAACACGCGGCATAAATCCGACCAACTCGAACAAGACATTATGCAATCCTTGAAAGAGTTCGACAAGTTATACGAATCCGAGAAGAACCAAATTAACCAATCTAATAGAGGTATCATCAATTACAATGCGCAAGTACACAACGGAACGGAAAAGGAATCGCGGAGTAAAACGCAGCGGAAAAGTGGGAAATCTGATAGCAATTCCAACGGGAACTACACGCCAAATGGGAAATCCAGCAACGACTCAGCTTATAGCAGGTTAGTCAG CTTAAATAGAATATCTCCTTCGAAACTAACGGTATGTCAAAAGGAGTTAAACGGTCCTTCGTCGTTGGAGCGAATACCGGCGGGCTCGGACTCCAGCGGGAGTGCTAAAGACGAAATACGGTCCGTCTCCAGCGAGGAGTTCCTAGCGATGGAGCGGTCGGCGGAGCTGGACGAGCCCATACCGCAGCCGGAACACGCGCCGTTCAAACAAGTCGAAAACCAAGTCCATG AGAAGCGTGTAAGCTCCCTGGGGTCGTCGCGGCGCGGGTCGTGGCGGCCGCGCGCCGACCTGAGCTCGAGCAGCTCGGAGGCGTCGCTGCACAAGGCGCCGCAGCGGCTGTCACGCTTCTGCCACGAGTGCGGCAGCCGCTTCCCCGTCGACACCGCCAAGTTCTGCATCGAGTGCGGCGTCAAGCGGCTCGCCGTCTAG